From the genome of Yersinia enterocolitica, one region includes:
- a CDS encoding erythrose-4-phosphate dehydrogenase, whose amino-acid sequence MTIRIAINGFGRIGRSVLRALYESGRRAEISVVAINELANAQGMAHLLKYDSSHGRFAWDVRQECDNLYVGDDIIRLIHQPEIEQLPWGELGIDVVLDCSGVYGSRADGEAHIASGAKKVLFAHPGGNDLDATVVYGVNHQDLLAEHRIVSNASCTTNCIIPIIQLLDIAYGIESGTVTTIHSSMNDQPVIDAYHQDLRRTRAASQSIIPVDTKLAAGITRIFPKFCDRFEAISVRVPTINVTAIDLSVSVTNPVGVAEVNQLFQKAARGSFRGIVDYTELPLVSTDFNHDPHSAIVDCTQTRVSGQHLIKTLVWCDNEWGFANRMLDTTLAMARSGF is encoded by the coding sequence ATGACAATCCGCATAGCGATAAATGGCTTTGGCCGTATTGGCCGTAGCGTTTTACGCGCATTGTATGAATCGGGTCGCCGGGCAGAAATTTCAGTAGTTGCTATTAATGAGTTGGCTAATGCACAAGGGATGGCCCATTTACTGAAGTATGACTCCAGCCATGGCCGGTTTGCCTGGGATGTTCGTCAGGAATGTGACAATTTGTACGTCGGTGACGATATCATCCGGCTGATACATCAGCCAGAAATAGAGCAGTTACCTTGGGGTGAGTTAGGAATTGATGTTGTTCTAGATTGTAGCGGCGTGTATGGCAGCCGTGCCGATGGCGAGGCTCATATTGCCTCCGGTGCCAAAAAGGTACTGTTTGCCCATCCTGGCGGCAATGATTTAGACGCAACAGTAGTCTATGGTGTAAACCATCAAGATTTACTGGCGGAGCACCGGATTGTTTCCAACGCTTCCTGTACCACGAACTGCATTATTCCTATTATTCAGTTGTTGGATATCGCTTATGGCATCGAGTCTGGCACTGTGACCACCATTCATTCATCAATGAATGATCAACCCGTTATCGATGCTTATCATCAGGATTTACGCCGTACCCGGGCAGCAAGTCAGTCAATTATCCCGGTTGATACTAAACTGGCGGCAGGGATTACCCGTATTTTTCCGAAGTTTTGTGACAGGTTTGAAGCTATCTCGGTACGGGTGCCAACCATCAACGTAACCGCTATCGATTTAAGCGTTAGCGTGACAAACCCGGTTGGTGTCGCTGAGGTTAACCAGCTTTTTCAAAAGGCAGCAAGAGGTTCATTTCGTGGTATAGTTGACTATACGGAATTACCCTTGGTGTCGACCGATTTTAACCATGATCCGCACAGTGCAATTGTCGATTGCACGCAGACTCGGGTCAGTGGGCAGCACCTGATTAAGACCTTGGTATGGTGCGATAACGAATGGGGTTTCGCCAATAGAATGTTGGATACGACATTGGCGATGGCCCGAAGTGGTTTCTAG
- a CDS encoding phosphoglycerate kinase translates to MSVIKMTDLDLAGKRVLIRADLNVPIKDGKVTSDARIRASLPTIEAALKQGAKVMVTSHLGRPTEGEYNEEFSLLPVVNYLKDKLSSPVRLAKDYLDGVEIAAGELVVLENVRFNKGEKKDDETLSKKYAALCDVYVMDAFGTAHRAQASTHGVGKFAPIACAGPLLSAELEALGKALGNPARPMVAIVGGSKVSTKLTVLGALSKIADQLIVGGGIANTFVAAQGNNVGKSLYEADLIPEAKRLLETCDIPVPTDVRVATEFSETAVATLKPANQIKDDEQILDLGDESAQRLAEILKNAKTILWNGPVGVFEFPNFRKGTEIVARAIAESDAFSIAGGGDTLAAIDLFGIADQISYISTGGGAFLEFVEGKKLPAVVMLEERAKQ, encoded by the coding sequence ATGTCTGTAATTAAGATGACCGATCTGGATCTGGCTGGCAAACGCGTGCTGATCCGTGCGGACCTCAATGTTCCGATAAAAGATGGCAAAGTGACTTCTGATGCGCGTATCCGTGCATCTCTGCCGACGATTGAAGCGGCACTGAAGCAAGGCGCTAAAGTAATGGTTACCTCTCACTTGGGTCGCCCGACCGAAGGCGAGTACAACGAAGAGTTCTCCTTGCTGCCAGTAGTTAACTACCTGAAAGACAAACTGTCTTCTCCGGTACGTCTGGCGAAAGACTATCTGGACGGCGTTGAAATTGCAGCAGGCGAGTTGGTTGTGCTGGAAAACGTTCGCTTTAACAAAGGCGAGAAGAAAGACGACGAAACGCTGTCTAAGAAATATGCGGCGCTGTGTGACGTCTATGTGATGGATGCGTTTGGTACTGCTCACCGTGCACAAGCTTCTACTCACGGTGTGGGTAAATTTGCCCCTATCGCCTGTGCCGGCCCGCTGTTGTCAGCAGAACTGGAAGCACTGGGTAAAGCGCTGGGTAACCCAGCACGCCCAATGGTTGCCATTGTGGGTGGTTCTAAAGTATCAACCAAACTGACCGTGCTTGGCGCACTGTCTAAAATCGCCGATCAACTGATTGTTGGTGGTGGTATCGCCAATACCTTCGTTGCAGCTCAAGGCAACAATGTGGGTAAATCTCTGTACGAAGCAGACCTGATTCCAGAAGCCAAGCGCCTGCTGGAAACCTGTGATATCCCGGTTCCTACCGATGTGCGTGTTGCAACCGAATTCTCTGAAACTGCTGTTGCGACACTGAAACCAGCTAACCAAATCAAAGATGACGAACAAATTCTTGATCTGGGCGACGAGTCTGCACAACGTCTGGCTGAGATCCTGAAAAATGCCAAAACCATTCTGTGGAATGGCCCGGTTGGTGTATTCGAGTTCCCTAATTTCCGTAAAGGGACCGAGATAGTCGCTCGTGCCATCGCAGAGAGTGACGCATTCTCTATCGCGGGCGGTGGTGACACTCTGGCAGCAATCGATCTGTTCGGTATTGCTGACCAAATCTCTTACATTTCTACCGGCGGTGGTGCATTCCTTGAGTTCGTAGAAGGGAAAAAACTGCCAGCGGTGGTGATGCTGGAAGAGCGCGCTAAGCAGTAA
- a CDS encoding class II fructose-bisphosphate aldolase: MSKIFDFVKPGVITGDDVQKVFAVAKENNFALPAVNCVGTDSINAVLETAAKVRAPVIVQFSNGGAAFIAGKGVKAEGQGAAILGAISGAHHVHQMAEHYGVPVILHTDHCAKKLLPWLDGLLDAGEKHFAATGKPLFSSHMIDLSEESLEENIEICSKYLTRMAKLGMTLEIELGCTGGEEDGVDNSHMDASSLYTQPQDVDYAYEKLNAISPRFTIAASFGNVHGVYKPGNVKLTPTILRDSQDYVSKKHNLPHNSLNFVFHGGSGSTAAEIKEAVSYGVVKMNIDTDTQWATWEGILGYYKKNEAYLQGQLGNPEGADKPNKKFYDPRAWLRAAQVTMVARLEKAFEELNAKDVL, from the coding sequence ATGTCTAAAATTTTTGATTTCGTAAAACCAGGTGTCATCACAGGTGATGACGTTCAGAAAGTGTTCGCAGTAGCCAAAGAGAACAACTTTGCTCTGCCAGCAGTTAACTGTGTCGGCACCGACTCTATTAACGCAGTGCTGGAAACAGCAGCCAAAGTGCGTGCGCCAGTTATCGTTCAGTTCTCTAACGGTGGTGCAGCATTTATCGCAGGTAAAGGCGTTAAAGCAGAAGGTCAGGGTGCTGCAATCCTGGGCGCTATCTCTGGTGCACATCATGTCCATCAGATGGCTGAACACTATGGTGTTCCTGTTATTCTGCACACCGACCATTGCGCCAAGAAATTGCTGCCATGGTTAGACGGCTTGTTGGACGCAGGTGAGAAACACTTTGCGGCTACCGGCAAACCACTGTTCTCTTCTCACATGATCGACCTGTCTGAAGAGTCCCTGGAAGAAAATATCGAAATTTGTAGCAAATACCTGACTCGCATGGCGAAACTGGGTATGACGCTGGAAATCGAACTGGGTTGCACCGGTGGTGAAGAAGATGGCGTGGACAACAGCCATATGGACGCATCTTCTCTGTATACTCAGCCACAAGATGTTGATTACGCTTACGAAAAACTGAACGCTATCAGCCCACGTTTCACCATCGCTGCCTCTTTCGGTAACGTACACGGTGTTTACAAGCCAGGTAACGTGAAACTGACCCCAACTATTCTGCGTGATTCTCAGGATTATGTTTCCAAGAAACACAATCTGCCGCACAACAGCTTGAACTTCGTATTCCACGGTGGTTCAGGTTCTACTGCTGCTGAAATCAAAGAAGCGGTTAGCTATGGCGTAGTTAAAATGAATATCGACACCGATACCCAATGGGCAACGTGGGAAGGTATTCTGGGCTACTACAAAAAGAACGAAGCTTATCTGCAAGGCCAACTGGGTAACCCAGAAGGTGCTGACAAGCCGAACAAGAAATTCTACGACCCACGTGCGTGGCTGCGTGCTGCACAGGTGACTATGGTTGCTCGTCTGGAAAAAGCTTTTGAAGAACTGAACGCCAAAGACGTTCTGTAA